The nucleotide sequence CATTACAGCGCTTAGGCATTGATTGCATTGATCTCTATCAGCTACATTGGCCCGATCGCAATACTAACTTCTTTGGCCAATTACATTATGAGGCGCAGGAAAACGAGCACTTTACTCCCATCCTTGAGACCCTTGAAGCCTTAGCAGAAATGATCCGCCTCGGTAAAATTCGCTATATCGGGGTGTCAAATGAGACACCTTGGGGCTTGATGAAATTTCTGCAATTGGCTGAAAAGCATAGCTTGCCGCGCATTGTTTCAGTGCAAAATCCTTATAACTTACTCAATCGCAGCTTTGAAATTGGTATGAGCGAAATTTGTCATCGTGAATCCTTGCCACTGCTAGCTTACTCGCCCATGGCATTTGGTGCCTTAAGCGGCAAATATTGCCATAACCAATGGCCTGAAGGCGCACGCATGACTGTGTTTAAGCGCTTTAATCGCTATTCAAACAATCAGCAAGCCCTCGATGCCACTCAAGCTTATGTTGATTTAGCCCATCAGCATCAACTGAGCCCAGCGCAACTTGCCCTTGCCTTTGTCAATCAGCAGTCCTTTGTGGGCAGTAATATTATTGGCGCCACCAATTTAGCCCAGCTCAGTGAAAACATAGATAGTCTATCGCTCGCCTTAAGCCCTGAAATCAAGCTCGCCCTCAATGAGCTTGCCAAGCAATATCCCGTGCCTTGCCCATAAATCCCTGCTTGCAATAGGCCTCGAGATCCTTGAAGATCCCGAGGCCCTTTTCATGCTCTTGGTTTCTAACAATTATGCCGACACGACTTGAGTCAGACTTTAGCTGGCAAAGCGATCTTCGCAGTCAATTTCCCCTGCTAAATAACCAACCTATTTGTTATTTAGATACTGCAGCTACCAGTCAAAAGCCGCGCAATGTCATTCGCTTAATGGATAATTACTACAGTCAGCATAATGCCAATGTGCATCGCGCTGCCCATCAATTATCCGCGAGCGCCACTCAAGATTTTGAAAGCGTAAGAGATAAAGCCAAAGTCTTTATTAATGCTAAGCGCCGTGAAGAAATTATCTTTACCTCAGGCACGACTATGGGCGCCAATATGCTGGCCTTTGGTTTAACTGATTTACTGACGGCCGCTGATACCATATTAATTGATAGCGCTAACCATCACGCCAACATTGTGCCTTGGCAACAATTGGCCAAACGCACTGGCGCAAAGTTAATCGCCATAGGCTTAGATGCTAACCTGCGTGTTGATAACGCCGCCTATGCGCAGCTATTAACTGAGCATCAAGTCAAAATCGTAGTGCTAAGCCATGTCTCTAACGTATTGGGTACAGTAAGTCCCATTCAAAACCTCTGCCAGCAAGCCAAAGCGCATGGCGCCTTAACGGTTGTCGATGGCGCGCAGGCCATTGCCCATATGCCTGTCGATGTTACAGCTATCGATTGTGATTTTTACTTATTCTCCGGCCATAAAATGTATGGCCCGACTGGCGTTGGCATTCTGTATGGCCGCTATCAAGCACTGGATACGCTCGCGCCCATGATGACTGGCGGCGAGATGATAGCCTCAGTGAGTTTTGAGCACAGTGAATTTGCCGCGCTCCCCCATAGGCTAGAAGCCGGCACACCGCCGATTGCCGAAGTCATTGGCCTTGGCGGCGCCATAGATTTTATCAAGGCTCTGCCAAATAACTGGCAAGCCTGTGAACAGGCACTATTGCACAGGCTACAGACAGGTCTTAGCGCCTTCCCCAACATCACCTTATATGGTGCTCATAGCGATAACCTAGCCGTCGTCGCATTTAATATCAATAATGAGCATCATCAAGATGTTGGTATGTTATTAGATCAAATGAATATTGCTATTCGCTGCGGCCATCACTGCGCCGAACCCTTAATTCGCAGCTTAGGCTTAAGTGGATGCTGCCGCGTATCTATTGGCATTTACACCACAGAAGCTGACATTCAGCAATTTTTAGACGCCATGGCGCAAGTATTGGAGATATTGGGATGATAATGCCAGCCCCTGGGCTATTTCAATGGAATACCGCCGCACTTGGGCAAGCCGTGAGCCAATTAGCTTTGCACCAACAGTGGCAAGATAAATACCGCTTATTGATGCAACTCGGTAAGCAATTACCTAGCCTTGATGGCCAATGGCGAGTTGACAGCGCCCAAGTTCAAGGCTGCGAAAGCCAAGTGTGGCTCTATCACCTTGCTATCGAACAACAGCATTACTTCTTAATCGACAGCGACGCTCGCATCATTAAAGGATTAATCGCACTAGTGCTAAACGGCGTACAAGGCAAAACAGCGGCGCAAATTGCGGCCTTTGATGCCAGCGCCTGTTTTGAACAATTGGGGTTAAGTCAGCAACTAAGTCCATCAAGAACCAATGGCTTAGTCGCAGTTGTTAATAAAATCAAAAGCTTGAGTGACCACTAATGGGCAACCTAAGCTATAGCCTCACAATAATGAACCGCAGATGGCTTAGGCTTAATTTATGCCTGCACCTAACTTGATCTAGATCACGCTTTGTAAACTAGTTAAGCGTAGCCTTAAGCCATAGGTTATTTAAGGATTGTTATTATGAGTAAGCATGACCACAAGCAAGGCACGCATCAGCAAACTAACCATGGCGTTCAACACACTGCTGAATTTGAGCATGAAAAGATGGAGCGCCGTTATGGTGATGGCCTGCAACATCAACATGATAAAGATCATCATGACTATCGTGAGCACGAGCAAAGCCATCCACACACTCAACATGGCGGCGACGCTGTAGGACACAAGCATCCCGAGCAAACTCATCCGCATCGTCATGAGCATGAGCATGAGCATGATGAACATAAGCATCACAAGACCAAGATGCATGATCACAAAGAGCCAAGCAGAGAGCACCATAAAACTGCTCACAGCCAAGATTAATGCGAGTGCGATTTTAGCCATAAAAAACGCGACGTTAAGTCGCGTTTTTTTATGATTTAGTTAGTCAAAACTCAAGCGCTTAAAGTACAAAATTAGCTATGGTGCGCTGAATTTCAACCACATCAGTGCCGCGCTTTAACTCTTTAATTAATGGCTCTTTTTGCCCAGAAATCCACAATTTTAGTTCAGAGTCCAAATCAAATCGGCCTGCGGTTTCCACCTCAAAAAAGGTAATCGACTTATAAGGGATAGATTGATAACTCACCTTTTTACCGGTAACGCCTTGTTTATCAATTAAGATTAAACGCTTGTTCGTAAAGATAAACAAGTCGCGCACCATCTTATAAGCCAGTGCTATTGTTTCACTATCGGCCAGAATTGGCCTAAGTTCAGTGTCTAATTCCACTAAATCTACGGCACTGGCATTGCCCATTAAGGCATTTAATAAACTCATACTCACTCCCTTTGGCCAAACATTAACACCTAAGTGCTATTAAGCTACAAAACCTAAGCTTGTGCCAATAAAAAACCCACCAATAAGGTGGGTAATGGCGAGCTTAGTTAATCATTAACTGGGTAGACTCAATCAGGAGCCTAGCCAATATTTAAATTAGAGACAGTTTTAGAGACATTATCAGCGCCGCGTTTAATTTCATCCATTACCGCCACAACTTCGCTAATTTGCTGCTTACCGCTTTCAGCCGTATGCGCCACTTTATTCATTAATTCATTCGCGCTTGCCGTTAATGCACGGTTTTCACTCACAACTGCAGCAATTTGATCGGTCGATTGACTGGTACGCGCGGCTAATTGCCGCACCTCATCAGCCACCACAGCAAAGCCGCGACCTTGATCGCCCGCCCGCGCCGCTTCAATCGCCGCATTTAATGCCAATAAATTGGTTTGCTCAGCAATGGCGCTAATGGTGGAGACTATCGCTTCAATGCTTTTTGATTGCTCATTGAGTTGATTGATAGACACTGTGGTTTTATTCACTTGAGCAACAATCACATTGGAGGTTTCAACCGTAGCTTTTAACAAGCTTGCGCCTTGCAACGCAATTCTGGCAGTTTCTTCCGAGGAGGTATAAGCAATGCCTGCGGCATCACGCACTGCGTTATCCTGATTGATCTTATTGGTGATATCTGAGGCAAATTTAATGACTTTACAGACTTTACCAAACTTATCAACAACCGGATTGTAAGTGGCTTCTAACCAGATACTTTGGCCAGATGCTAATTTGCGTTCAAATTGACCTGTCTTAAATTGACCATTTTTTAGTTCATTCCAAAAATTGGGATTATCCTGATAAAACTTATCAAAACAGAACATCTTATGATGTTGCCCAATAATTTGCTCGCGGCTATAACCCATAGCAGTTAAAAAATTATTGTTAGCCGCCAATGTCTTACCTTCAGGAGTAAATTCAATCACAGCTTGCGAGCGGTTTAACGCATCAAACACTGCTGCTTGCGATGCCGCCTGCTGATGTTTAACCGTCACATCGGAAGCGATTTTCATGATTTTGTGAACAATGCCGTTAACTCGGATAGGAAAATAGGTGGCCTCTAACCAAACATCATCGCCTTTTTTATTCAAACGCTGGAAGGTTCCCGATTGTGGACGACCAGAGGCTAAATCCGTCCAAAATTGGCGATACTGAGGGCTGTTGCGATATTGAAGAGTACAAAATATTTGATGATGCTTACCCCGAACTTCATCCAAGGTATAACCTGCGACGCCTAAAAAATGAGAGTTTGCATCTAAAATTGTGCCATCTTGGGTAAATTCGATACAAGCGACACTGTCTTTAATGGCCTGAATTAACGACTCCGTCTCTTGCAACCTGATTTCTGCGTCCGCGAGCTGCGCTTTTAATGCTTTATTAAACATTATGTTTCATCCCTGATTTGATATTCAAGATTATCAACGAGTGCGAATCTGAAGAACATCAATGGCTATTAGTAAATAGAGCATAGCAGTTGTGGCAATTCTTACTATGAATTGTGTGAATTCAACCTAAATCAATGACACCATCTTGTTATCAGGTCTAACGGCTAAACTCTAAGGTCAAAGACACTGAATCTGCAAACCTAAGAGCATGGGGTTTATCTATCGTTACGCGCGCAAATGTCACTTGCGCAGGCTCACAGCAAAGCTGCAAGACATCGGCAGTCAGTCTTTCTAGCAACTTAAACTTACCCATTTCAACGTGTTGAATAATCTTTTTAGTAATGACTTTATAGTTAAGCGCGTGGCTAACATCATCGCTAATAAAGGATTCACCGACGGGATAATGAATTTCAATATTAATAATCACATCTTGCTGCTTATCCATTTCATCGGGATTAAAGCCAATGTAAGTGCGAAGGCGCAGGTTAGTGATCTTAATAATTGCTTGATGAATTGGTAGTGATGTCTGTTGATTCATACACTTAATACTCCATAAATAATGTTCTTTTACCCTAAACGCAATGACGCTAACTTATTACTTAAACAATGTTTAGGCTTTTGCACACAAAAAAAAAGCGCCCGTAGGCGCTTTAGTAAAGCGAATCTATTACTTTACGAACTCAACACCTAATACGATATCAGCTTTTAAAGTATCTAACATGGCATCACGAGCCTGAGCTTCATAGCTACTGACTTCGCCATAAGGCAGTATTTTTTCAATGCCGTGTTTGCCAAGTAAAATTGGCTGAGCAAAAAACTGTGCATGCTCACTTCCGCCATCGACGTAAGCGCATTCAATCACATTCGCTTCGCCATTTAAGCCTTTGACTAAAGACTGGCAGAAACGGAATGCGGCTTGCCCCATAGACAAAGTCGCGCTGCCGCCACCGGCCTTAGCTTCAACCACTTCAGTACCAGCGTTTTGAATGCGTTGTGTCATGCTAGCAATTTCAGCATCGCTAAATTTCACACCTTCAATTTGCGACAATAACGGCAGAATAGTCACGCCGCTATGACCGCCAATCACATTAACTTTAACGTCAGCGACATTAAGACCTTTAGCTTCAGCCACGAAGGTTTCGGCGCGAATAACATCAAGGGTGGTAATACCAAACAGACGTTTCTTATCATACACGCCCGCTTTTTTCAGCACTTCAGCGGCAATGGCAACGGTAGTGTTAACTGGGTTAGTGATGATGCCAATCAAGGCTGTTGGTGCAGTAATCGCCACTTTTTCAATGAGATTACGCACTATGCCAGCATTGATATTAAATAAATCCGATCTATCCATGCCAGGCTTACGCGCCACACCAGCAGAGATTAATACGATATCAGCGCCCACTAAGGCTGGCGTTGGATCTTCACCAGCAAAACCTTTGACCGTGACTGCTGTTGGGATATGACTTAAATCCACGGCAACACCTGGGGTCACAGGAGCAATATCATATAAAGAGAGGGAAGAACCTGCGGGCAACTGAGTTTTTAACAGTAAAGCTAGGGCTTGACCAATACCACCGGCGGCACCAAGAACAGCTACTTTCATAATAATCTCCGTATCTTTAAGATATTTGTGACATACATCCAATTCCTTGTTGCGCCAACATTACTTCATCGTCAACAGAATAGCAATTATCCGTTAGTCGGAGGTTGTAAGTTGATAACAAATTGAATTTGTCGAATAAAACAAAAATATAAACAGGAATTTCACAGTGAATTTTTATTCACAAAAATCGCAATTATGTTGACTCATAGCCGCCTTATATTCAAAATGGAATAGTTTTCATGAATATAATAGAGCCTATATGTCGACCTCAAAGCATCAAGATGATTTAGTTCGTACTTTCAAAGCCGTCTTAAAAGAAGAAAGATTTGGTTCACAAAGCGAAATTGTACATGCCTTGCAAGCTGAAGGTTTTACCAACATAAACCAGTCTAAAGTATCGCGTATGCTCAGCAAGTTTGGCGCTGTTCGTACTCGCAATGCTAAGCAAGAAATGGTGTATTGCTTGCCTGCTGAGCTTGGCGTGCCAACCGCAGGTAGCCCACTTAAAAACTTAGTGCTAGATGTTGATCATAATCAAGCCATGATAGTGGTGAAAACTAGCCCTGGCGCGGCGCAATTAATTGCGCGACTGCTGGACTCCATGGGCAAGTCTGAAGGTATCCTCGGCACTATTGCAGGGGATGACACCATCTTTATTAGTCCATCCAATATCAAGCACATTGATGCTACGTTAGAAACTGTGCGTTCTTTGTTTAACTATTGCGAATAATAACTGCGAATAACACCTGCATCCTTAGATAAAAAACGCACCTAATGGTGCGTTTTTGTCTCTAAAACATCAGCCTAGGTTCAATCAAGATCTCTTAGCATGAAATCTAATGACGGCGCGAAGAACGCTGAACCTGTGACTGCACGGGTAAAGTGCAGTAAGTGATCGTGATGGCCATGACCGTCACCATGGATCATGCTACGCAGCATCAATTCAAAGTGACTTGGATTACAGCACACAGAAATAAACATCAAACCTTGGTTAGTCATTGAGCCATAAGGCATGCTTTGGCGTAAAATTTCTAAACTATTACCGTCAGCATCTTTCAGATTAACCCGTTTAATATGGCTAGTTAATGGCTTATCGGCACTGGCATATTCAATGTTGTCTTGCTTAGTGCGACCAATAATATCTTCTTGTTTTTTAATCGCTAAGCGCTGCCATTTAGGCAACATATGCGCATATTTTTGCACATGGATATAACTGCCACCTTTAAACTCACTATCAGCAGCGCCCACTAAAGCCACTTGCTGTCTGTGTTGACCTTTAGGGTTTTCGGTGCCATCGACAAAGCCGGTTAAGTCACGGCTATCTTGATATCTAAAGCCGCGCTCTTCATCACTAATGTCCACTAGCCCATCTAACATTTGGCAGCATTCGTTAGCAATTTGATGCAGTACATCGTAGCGATCGCAGCGTAAATGCACGAACAAATCATATTCAACCGCAGGCGCTTCAATATGAGTGGCGCTCATCGCTGGAAATGGTGCTAATTGGGCAGGACGAGCTAAGGGATACAAGCTATCCCAGTAATTGGCTCCTATTGCAACAAAGCCATTAAAGGCACAATCACTATGAGTATCTGAACTTTCAAACAGATGCTGAGCCACTGTAGCTAAGCTTGCTTTTAACGCGGGCTCAGCGCCCTCTTTGGCATTAAGCATCAAATAGATGCTATGCAGATTACCTTCGGCACAAATCCCAAGCTGCTCACGAGGCATAAGCTGGTTATCCATGGTCATTGCATTCCTATCAAAGTTACTTTTTTATTATTATCAATAACTTTGACTATGCACGCAGTATAAAGATCAAACTAGCCGAGAAAAGTGTGAACTCTGGCACACACCATCATTAACCCTTGATCATCCTTTAGGCGTTCACACTGAGATGAGCCTGACCCTTTCCGACTCAGCGCTGCCTATCAGTTCAAACTAACATCTGCGATGCAATAACTGCAAGTGCCTAAAAAATGACAAGTTGATCTGTTTTACACTAGCGCACTTTCAAAAATCACTAATGGATGAACTAATACGCTGATATCGACCTGCTCTCCACATTGAAATTCTTGCTGACTGCGCGCAATCAGTAACTCGCTATTCCAGTGCAAACGGTATTCACAGCCATAGCCTAAAAACTGGCGCGATACTATGTGCGCGGCGCCATTGGGGTTGGGCTGCAAACCTATATATTCAGGGCGCAATAATAAACGCCCCTCAAACCCAATAGCCTGAGTTAAGGCTTCTGGGCTTGAAACCTTACCTAAGGCTGTCATCACCTCATGAGTCGATATGACCTTAGCATCGAGATAATTGGCCGCGCCCAAATAATCCGCCACGTATTGACTAGCAGGCCGCGCATACAGGGTCTCAGCTTTGCCTTGCTGCAAAATTTTACCTGAGGTTAAAATCGCTAATTGGTCAGCAAAAACAAAGGCTTCTTCTTTACTGTGGGTCACGAAAATGGCACTGACTTGCCGCGCTTTTAAAATATCGCGCATTTCCATCATCAGTGAGTGGCGCACCTGCGCATCAATATTCGAAAACGGCTCATCAAGTAATAACAAGCTTGGCTCATACGCTAAGGCGCGAGCAATGGCGACTCTTTGCTGCTGCCCGCCCGATAATTGATGCGGAAATCTATGGCCTAAACCGTCAAGCCTGACTAAAGCAAGCATCTCTTCAGTCACTTGCCTTTGCTCGTGAGCGGATTTGCCCTTTAGCCCAAAGACTATATTTTGCGCCACAGTTAAGTGCGGGAATAAGGCATAATCTTGAAATATCATGCCCATGCCGCGTTTTTCAGCGGGCACAAAGACATCGCTACTACACAAGGTTTTGCCCGCTAACACTAAAGTGCCAGCGCTTATCGGTTGCAGTCCGGCAATGGCGCGCAGCAAGGTGGTTTTACCGCAGCCACTTGGGCCCAATAACGCGAGGATTTGCCCACGTTCTAAGCTGAGCCCTAATTGATTTAATACCTTATGGTCTTGATATGCGCAGCTTAAGTCACTGACTGTCAGCGCTAACTCTTCTTTAAGAGGAAAATGCAGTGGCGGCGGCAAGCTGGTCATTGTTGCTCCATGGAACGATTCAATAAAAATAACGGCAATAAACCTACTAACACAATCACGACGGCCCCTAAGGCTGCATGCTCTAACTGTTCATCAGAGACATATTGAAACACATACGTGGCTAAATTCTCATAACCTATGGGTCGCAGCAATAAGGCGGCAGGCAACTCTTTCATGCTTTCAATAAAGACTAATAACATAGCCACCACAGCGCCTTTTTTCAGCAAAGGCAAGTGTACTTGGGCAAATAAGCGCCAAGGTTGGCTACCCATAGTTAACGCCGCCATATCCAAGCTTGGACTAATGCGCTTATAACTGCCCTCTATACTCCCAATGGCGATGGCCGCAAAACGAATGCAAAACGCCAGTACTAAGGCGACTAACGAGCCAGTTAACAGTAAACCAGGTTCAGGCAACCCCAAAAAATGCATACCATCGTTGATAGCAAAATCAAGCCAAGTCAACGGGATTAACACAGCAATGGCCAGCACAGTGCCAGGTAAGGCGTAACCCAGTGTGCATAAACGCGCTGGCATAGCATCAAGCTTACGCGGGCTTACCCGTGAGACAAACTGTAAGCACAAGGCGAACAACAAACACAACACACTCACCACAGCCGCTAACCCTAAGCTGTTTAAGCTGTATTGCCAAAAATTGCTATGCCAACTAACAGCGAAATAGTGAATGCTGTAGGAAATGAGTACCGCCATGGGGATAGCAAATGCCAGCAGCAATAATAGCAAGCAGTAAGCTGTAACTAGCCAAGCTTGCCAGCGTGCTAAGGGCAACAATTCAATGGCAGCAACCTGCCCTGATTTTTGAAATAACTGCTGTTTTCGCCGAGCAAAGCGCTCACTGCCTACTAACAGCAGCACTAACATGAGGATCATCAAGGACAAACGCGCCGCGGTTGTCATGCTGCCATAGCCAAGCCAAGCATCATACACACCTGTGGTTAAGGTCGGGACGGCAAAGTAGCTCACAGTGGCAAAGTCAGCCGCGGTTTCCATGGCAACCAATGCCACGCCGACCGCTAAAGCGGGGCGAGCAAGCGGCAAGGAGATTCGCCAAAACACTTGCCATGAACTCGCGCCCATCACTTTGGCCGCCTGCGGCAAATGCACCGATTGCTCCATAAAGGCCGCGCGCCCGAGCAAGTAAATATACGGGAATAACACCAATGCCAGCATAACCGCGGCGCCGCTTAACGAGCGCACTTGCCAAAAGGAATAATCATGACTGGTTTGCCAACCAAATACGGATCGTAAAGTGCGCTGCACTGGGCCTGCGTAATCCAGCAAGTCAGTGTAAACATAAGCCACTATGTAGGCGGGCATAGATAAAGGCAGCAATAACGCCCACTGCAACCATGAACGCCCAGGGAAATCACAGCGAGCAACCCAAAAGGCAGCCGGCAAAGCCAATAGCAAGGCGCCAACCGCCACTAGGCCGACTAAGAGTAAGGTATTAACTATGTATTGAGATAAGACGGTATCGCGCAAATGAGTAAACACATCAGCGCTTGGCAGTAAGGCTTGGAACACCAAAGCTGCCAAGGGCGATGCAATAATAACAACTATCAATAAGGCGCTGAATGACCAGCGCCGTGACAAGGTAAGGATCATGAATCTTCCGAATACAACTGCAAAATCAGACGATTAAGCATTTTCAGCAATTTACAAATCAAACTTCACTTCATCAAGCAGCTTAACCGCGGCGCTATGGTTATCGGCCAGCGCTTGAATAGGTAAATGATCTTCTTTGAATTTACCCCACGAGGCGACCATAGCTGATGCTGGTACTTGTGGATTGACTGGGTACTCGAAATTGACCTCGGCATATTTAGTTTGAGCTTCATTAGAGGCTAAATATTCCATCAATTTAAGAGTCGATGCTTGATGAGGCGCATGCTTAGTCATGGCCATGCCAGAGACATTAATATGAGCGCCGCGAGAAGATTGGTTAGGGAAGTTAATCACCACAGATTCAGCCCAAGCTTGCTGCTCAGGGTCCATCATCATGCTGCCTAAGTAGTAACTGTTACCTATGGCAATATCACATAAACCTTCTTTCACCGCTTTTACTTGCGCTCTATCGTTACCTTGTGGGCGCTGCGCTAAGTTCGCTTTAAAGCCTTCTAACCATGCGCGAGTTTCAGCCTCACCATGATGGGACAACATAGAGGCAACTAAGGCAATGTTGTAAGGGTGCTTGCCACTGCGGGTACAGATTTTGCCTTTAAATTGCGGTGAGGCTAAGTCTTCATAAGAAACATCAATGGCGCCAAGGCGCTCTTTCGATGAATAAATGTTGCGTACGCGCTTAGTGAGGGAAAACCATAAGTCATCGCGAGAGCGAAATTGCTCAGGAATGGCAGCGCTCAGGCTATCACTCGCGACGGGTTGCACTAAATCTAATTCAACCAATTCCATTAAACGTGAGAAATCAGCCGTTAACACTAGATCGGCAGGAGATAATCGGCCTTCGCGCTTAATGCGTTCTGCGATACCATCTTTGGCAAATACCACATCAACCTTAATCCCTGTTTTAGCAGTAAAGTCTTTCAAAATAGGTTCAATTAAAAACGGCTGACGATAGGAATAGACTGTCACGCTATCAGGTGCTGCCATCAGGGGCGCAGAGATAGTCGCCATAGCCAACACGAGTCCAGATAGTAATCTCATTATGTACAACTCCTTGTGCAAGATGGTAAGTGTTAATGCGCACGCTAATGATAATGGTTATCAATATCGCAAATACTAAACCAAAGTATAACAAGTTGCAATCACATAGCATGGGGATTAATAAGGGATTTTTAACATCCACTAATCACTCGATTACCACCCTATAGATCGTCGTGATCAGGCATAACAGCTAACCACCCAAATAGGGATATTCCTTGTGTGAGCAGATATTAGCTTACACCAGAGTGATATCAGCGAGCGCTAAAGGGCAGACTAGCGCTCGCTACACAGTTAACTTGGGCGTGAGCTTAAAAATACTGCAGAATCCATCAGCCCTTGGTGCCACTTAGCTACCGCCGGCACTACCTTGTACCAAGCTAAGTTACTGTGGC is from Shewanella sp. SNU WT4 and encodes:
- a CDS encoding ABC transporter ATP-binding protein, whose translation is MTSLPPPLHFPLKEELALTVSDLSCAYQDHKVLNQLGLSLERGQILALLGPSGCGKTTLLRAIAGLQPISAGTLVLAGKTLCSSDVFVPAEKRGMGMIFQDYALFPHLTVAQNIVFGLKGKSAHEQRQVTEEMLALVRLDGLGHRFPHQLSGGQQQRVAIARALAYEPSLLLLDEPFSNIDAQVRHSLMMEMRDILKARQVSAIFVTHSKEEAFVFADQLAILTSGKILQQGKAETLYARPASQYVADYLGAANYLDAKVISTHEVMTALGKVSSPEALTQAIGFEGRLLLRPEYIGLQPNPNGAAHIVSRQFLGYGCEYRLHWNSELLIARSQQEFQCGEQVDISVLVHPLVIFESALV
- a CDS encoding iron ABC transporter permease, giving the protein MILTLSRRWSFSALLIVVIIASPLAALVFQALLPSADVFTHLRDTVLSQYIVNTLLLVGLVAVGALLLALPAAFWVARCDFPGRSWLQWALLLPLSMPAYIVAYVYTDLLDYAGPVQRTLRSVFGWQTSHDYSFWQVRSLSGAAVMLALVLFPYIYLLGRAAFMEQSVHLPQAAKVMGASSWQVFWRISLPLARPALAVGVALVAMETAADFATVSYFAVPTLTTGVYDAWLGYGSMTTAARLSLMILMLVLLLVGSERFARRKQQLFQKSGQVAAIELLPLARWQAWLVTAYCLLLLLLAFAIPMAVLISYSIHYFAVSWHSNFWQYSLNSLGLAAVVSVLCLLFALCLQFVSRVSPRKLDAMPARLCTLGYALPGTVLAIAVLIPLTWLDFAINDGMHFLGLPEPGLLLTGSLVALVLAFCIRFAAIAIGSIEGSYKRISPSLDMAALTMGSQPWRLFAQVHLPLLKKGAVVAMLLVFIESMKELPAALLLRPIGYENLATYVFQYVSDEQLEHAALGAVVIVLVGLLPLFLLNRSMEQQ
- a CDS encoding Fe(3+) ABC transporter substrate-binding protein; protein product: MATISAPLMAAPDSVTVYSYRQPFLIEPILKDFTAKTGIKVDVVFAKDGIAERIKREGRLSPADLVLTADFSRLMELVELDLVQPVASDSLSAAIPEQFRSRDDLWFSLTKRVRNIYSSKERLGAIDVSYEDLASPQFKGKICTRSGKHPYNIALVASMLSHHGEAETRAWLEGFKANLAQRPQGNDRAQVKAVKEGLCDIAIGNSYYLGSMMMDPEQQAWAESVVINFPNQSSRGAHINVSGMAMTKHAPHQASTLKLMEYLASNEAQTKYAEVNFEYPVNPQVPASAMVASWGKFKEDHLPIQALADNHSAAVKLLDEVKFDL